A stretch of Henckelia pumila isolate YLH828 chromosome 4, ASM3356847v2, whole genome shotgun sequence DNA encodes these proteins:
- the LOC140862449 gene encoding uncharacterized protein, with protein MAGGEEKKMEVLEFVLDGCALLWWDANAAQARIERGRVTWEDFRQLFQKLYFCPAVRQARSMDLLTLRQGSMNIDEYQQRFIDLIPYSPHIDESDGLHYRFHPDEGESWYFYGEGARPPMPLVSALRECHVLESGGEGYLIYRVDMSTSSPSIDQLLVVSEFPDVIPNEIPVFPPVRELEFCTDLIPGTTPISRASYHLEPSEMRELKQQLQDLLDKGYICPSVSPNDHEQHLRIVLQTLREKKLHEKLSKCKFWLDRIVFLSHLTRKDIAFTWYSDCEDSFHKLRRRLTSTPVLALPSGSRGYIVYTDSSGQGLRCVLTQSGHVIAYASRQLKMHEVNYPIHDLE; from the exons ATGGCTGGTGGAG aggagaagaagatggaggttCTAGAGTTTGTTCTAGATGGATGTGCActcttatggtgggatgccaatgCAGCTCAGGCGCGTATTGAGAGAGGACGGGTGACTTGGGAGGATTTTCGTCAGctgtttcagaaattatatttttgtccAGCTGTCcgtcaagcacgatctatggattTGCTTACGCTGAGGCAGGGATCTATGaatattgatgagtatcagcagcgattcaTTGATCTGATACCTTACAGTCCCCATATCGATGAGAGTGATGGGTTGCATTATAGA tttcatccggatgagggtgaaaGCTGGtatttctatggagagggagcacggcctccgatgccacttgtgtCGGCTCTGAGGgaatgtcatgtcttagagtcaggtggggagggctacctcatttatagAGTTGATATGTCCACAAGTAGTCCGAGTATTGATCAGTTATTGGTtgtcagtgagtttcctgatgtaatCCCTAATGAAATTCCTGTTTTTCCTCCGGTTCGTGAGCTGGAATTTTGTACTGATTTAATACCAGGAACGacacctatatcccgagcatCTTATCATCTGGagccgtcagagatgagggaattgaaacagcagttgcaggatttgCTTGATAAAGGATATAtttgtccgagtgtttctcc GAATGATCATGAAcaacatctgaggattgttttacagacatTACGAGAGAAGAAGCTGCATgaaaaattgagcaagtgtaaattttggcttgatcgaaTAGTGTTTCTCagtcat cttacgcGGAAAGATATTGCCTTCACATGGTACTCGGACTGTGAGGATTCATTTCAcaagctgcgtagacgtcttacttcTACACCTGtcctagctctaccttctggatcgaGAGGTTATATTGTCTACACTGATTCATCTGGTCAGGGACTACGATGCGTGTTGACACAGAGTGGGCATGTTATAgcctatgcttctagacagctgaagatgCATGAGGTGAATTATCCGATACATGATCTCGAGTAA